A window from Manduca sexta isolate Smith_Timp_Sample1 chromosome 24, JHU_Msex_v1.0, whole genome shotgun sequence encodes these proteins:
- the LOC115452031 gene encoding protein expanded produces the protein MRALCSVRGPLGGETRALGAGARVLSLRMPCHTQPLHFVVEAKSKVKELKTLANAHAQLQGMTDADLFGLAILQNGEYLFVDLESKLSKYAPKSWRSSHTHGLDANGKPLLELHLVVQFHVESPLLLHDEVGRRLYFLQLRHNVRTRDVLPPELVLLLTGLALQAEYGDADAYEDRDYFKVEEYAPASLTGDWVATAMRACHREHRGLSKSDAETRYIREVCLLSDTINSHRYRLKQSKTESEPGTVWLLVTAKGIKILPDNGHLSNFIWSAIGKLSFDRKKFEIRTEDGKLTLFSASEEKCKYLFALCKETHQFSMKIASKLNEIIRKEENERKACFGYSKSFNLQCNQNKSEQRISVISTTSSNTTSGIVSDRVQSEDELEIMIDSPPAPSTESLAFAHLLDSSNSYFIRHITQDNQPLSKSSSLHLQRSKVKMKKNKEDPENITRNDIPISETSQHSTIQKEDTMSLPDKSGIESLTDSPNSSKLKCTGSQCSSSCSTVIMARAGLSALSRASNASSLELGYSHTAQNSMISDNSTVGIDVEYSQDTASALYDGLGQPVTVAASSETSGVYTMSSSELTARSKIDVLSEDSHSSHYDCYKQSKENDLADFDSVSSILKNKLERASHSTARLQMPITSSDCVDGVNNFSTQKHDKENMLFRERTNSNVSAVSFHGDGSDPTDNKHNLLTASELSDLIVGRGVYPKKQSVSDTLDSVSDYVRLPLQFSGDSYLPGHEDTAPSDDHYPNDQFFDRPPTPPTRIDSRKLLNLSLPNILDFDVATVMGPPFPSKPPPPYEYNHKTISSNLNIPLKAPPAYPGTPSATMTKHKSDKEEVAARMVTSKPMITILKAETGDVNASSERTFASPMILEHRFQKSKRHQASSRRAERSKLAQGISHNLSPSRELPPHGIDSNVLVAMMKLPPPPPPPRRTRLPPPPPVTRMPPPPPPHNPMFQQQLYSDVDYVYYPLQDPAISQQNYLDHKFTETRISNIHKTGVQYRSTPYLSTSMSASSVYGSIQNLSDSYIQLPGTRASWYSLTSRTSLSNHSINLDRPTMPSRIPDIPHFSKTKSDQNILHCKDPPPIKMRRMPPPPPPPYEHKKKLPSPLKEMKISYSSTNVNCEVNVNRAKGSNCDLDIKTLREKSKNLDLPLIAALCNDRSLLKQTKAFGAPRLSKQTGSDCENERKCVKSVVNATENVDFKNKQECNARRVTTGSQKKILIRNPTDKLPALPVSEAHTPRALSNTYVTHPAVVKSKKTQPSS, from the exons ATGCGTGCTCTATGTTCGGTTCGCGGGCCGTTGGGCGGAGAGACACGCGCGCTCGGCGCGGGCGCACGTGTCCTCTCCCTTCGCATGCCTTGCCATACACAACCGCTTCACTTCGTAGTCGAAGCCAAATCAAAGGTCAAAGAGCTCAAAACTTTGGCCAATGCCCATGCCCAGTTACAAGGCATGACCGACGCCGATCTCTTCGGACTAGCTATTTTGCAGA ATGGAGAATATTTGTTTGTTGACTTAGAAAGCAAACTTTCAAAATATGCACCAAAGAGTTGGAGATCATCACACACCCAT ggcTTGGATGCGAATGGGAAACCACTTCTTGAATTACACCTAGTCGTACAATTCCATGTCGAGAGTCCATTACTTCTTCATGATGAGGTTGGACGTCGACTGTACTTTCTTCAGCTACGTCACAATGTACGAACTAGAGACGTACTACCTCCTGAATTAGTACTTTTACTTACGGGACTGGCATTACAAGCTGAATATGGAGACGCAGATGCATATGAAGATAGAGATTATTTCAAAGTTGAAGAATATGCCCCTGCATCACTCACCGGTGACTGGGTTGCAACGGCCATGCGCGCATGTCATCGCGAACATAGGGGTCTGTCAAAATCCGATGCAGAAACTAGATACATACGGGAAGTTTGTTTACTTTCTGACACCATTAACTCACATCGGTATCGACTGAAACAATCTAAAACTGAGTCAGAACCGGGAACAGTTTGGTTACTTGTTACAGCTAAAGGAATAAAGATTCTACCAGACAATGGTCACTTGTCAAATTTTATATGGAGCGCAATTGGAAAATTAAGTTTTGATAGAAAGAAATTTGAGATTAGAACAGAAGATGGCAAACTCACACTGTTCTCAGCAAGTGAAGAAAAATGCAAATATCTATTTGCTTTATGCAAAGAAACTCACCAGTTTTCAATGAAAATTGCATCAAAACTCAATGAAATCATACGGAAAGAAGAAAATGAGCGTAAAGCTTGTTTCGGCTATTCAAAATCTTTCAATCTCCAATGTAACCAAAATAAAAGCGAACAAAGAATATCAGTTATTTCTACTACAAGTTCAAACACAACTTCCGGAATCGTTAGCGACAGAGTGCAATCGGAAGATGAGTTAGAAATAATGATCGATTCTCCACCAGCACCATCTACAGAAAGCTTAGCTTTTGCACACTTGCTCGATAGTTCAAACTCATACTTTATTAGACACATAACTCAAGATAACCAGCCACTGAGTAAATCATCGTCATTACATCTGCAGAGatcaaaagttaaaatgaagaaaaataaagaagaCCCTGAAAATATTACTAGAAATGACATTCCAATATCAGAGACAAGCCAACATTCCACAATTCAAAAAGAAGATACAATGTCTCTACCTGATAAAAGCGGTATAGAAAGCTTAACTGATAGTCCGAATTCCAGTAAACTTAAGTGTACAGGATCGCAATGTTCCTCTTCTTGTAGTACAGTAATAATGGCGCGAGCAGGTCTCAGCGCACTAAGCAGGGCATCTAACGCTAGCAGCTTAGAACTTGGATACAGCCACACTGCTCAAAACTCCATGATAAGTGATAATAGCACCGTTGGAATTGATGTAGAGTATTCTCAAGACACAGCTTCTGCATTATATGATGGGTTGGGCCAGCCAGTCACGGTAGCTGCCTCAAGTGAAACAAGTGGAGTTTACACAATGAGCAGTTCAGAGCTGACAGCACGATCAAAAATAGATGTATTATCAGAAGACAGTCACAGTTCTCATTATGACTGTTATAAACAATCTAAAGAAAATGACCTTGCTGATTTTGATAGTGTATCATccatactaaaaaataaattagaaagaGCTAGTCATTCAACGGCCAGATTACAGATGCCTATAACAAGTTCAGATTGCGTTGATGGTGTGAATAATTTTTCCACTCAAAAACATGACAAAGAGAACATGTTATTTAGAGAAAGAACAAATTCCAACGTAAGTGCAGTATCATTCCATGGTGACGGCAGTGACCCTACagataataaacacaatttacTAACTGCAAGTGAATTAAGTGATTTAATAGTTGGAAGAGGAGTGTACCCAAAAAAGCAGTCGGTAAGCGACACTTTAGACTCCGTTTCAGATTATGTCAGATTGCCTCTGCAGTTTTCAGGTGATAGTTACCTACCAGGTCACGAAGATACCGCACCTTCAGACGATCACTATCCCAATGACCAATTTTTTGATCGTCCACCGACACCACCAACAAGAATAGATAGTAGAAAATTGTTGAATTTATCATTACCTAACATTTTAGACTTTGACGTAGCCACAGTCATGGGACCTCCATTTCCAAGTAAACCTCCGCCTCCTTATGAATATAATCACAAAACAATctcatcaaatttaaatattcctttGAAAGCACCGCCAGCCTATCCAGGCACGCCGTCTGCTACTATGACTAAACATAAAAGTGATAAAGAAGAAGTGGCAGCAAGAATGGTGACATCGAAACCCatgattacaatattaaaagcGGAGACGGGAGATGTGAACGCCTCTAGTGAGAGAACATTTGCGAGTCCTATGATTTTAGAGCATAGATTCCAAAAATCTAAGAGGCACCAAGCATCAAGTCGTCGGGCAGAACGATCAAAACTAGCACAAGGGATTAGCCATAATCTTTCGCCTTCCAGAGAACTACCACCTCACGGCATAGACTCCAATGTATTGGTGGCGATGATGAAATTACCGCCGCCGCCTCCTCCGCCAAGACGCACTCGGTTGCCGCCACCGCCACCAGTTACACGCATGCCACCTCCACCACCACCACACAATCCAATGTTTCAACAGCAACTGTATAGTGATGTTGACTACGTTTATTATCCTTTACAAGATCCTGCCATTtctcaacaaaattatttagatcATAAATTTACTGAAACAAGAATATCAAACATTCACAAGACTGGTGTACAATATAGAAGCACACCATATCTGTCAACATCTATGTCTGCCTCATCTGTATATGGATCCATACAGAACCTATCAGATTCGTACATCCAGTTACCCGGAACGCGAGCCAGCTGGTACTCGCTAACAAGCAGAACATCACTAAGCAACCATTCCATAAATCTCGACCGGCCTACAATGCCATCGCGTATACCAGACATTCCACACTTCTCGAAAACAAAATCGGACCAGAACATTTTGCACTGCAAAGATCCTCCGCCTATTAAAATGCGAAGAAtgccgcctccgccgccgccaccgTACGAGCACAAGAAAAAACTTCCATCTCcattaaaagaaatgaaaatatcGTATAGTAGTACAAATGTTAACTGTGAAGTGAATGTGAATAGGGCCAAAGGCTCTAATTGTGATTTAGACATTAAAACTCTACGAGAAAAAAGCAAAAACTTAGACTTGCCTCTTATAGCGGCACTGTGTAATGATCGctcattattaaaacaaactaaagCATTTGGTGCTCCAAGATTGTCTAAACAGACAGGTAGTGACTGTGAAAATGAACGTAAATGTGTCAAGTCTGTAGTTAACGCCACCGAAAATgtagattttaagaataaacaaGAATGTAATGCTAGGAGGGTAACGACGGGATCTCAGAAAAAGATATTGATACGAAATCCTACAGACAAGCTTCCGGCATTGCCTGTTTCTGAAGCTCACACACCTCGAGCCTTGTCCAACACATACGTCACACATCCTGCTGtagttaaaagtaaaaaaacacaaCCTAGTTCATGA
- the LOC115452033 gene encoding uncharacterized protein LOC115452033, translating to MDESPENSTALGATDMETLDYLRGVKSSTCLLLSTTPSPTSHDLKHPLSEELNEQPFLALNSDPNAANEQADASAGDSSSSGDSNSVVQDPVSAQLINNISMLDYQTLSKNGDLIIGQAEDSKLNGNLKIKNRKLPSFVNWNWGIIRKVLLWIVLSGLIACLGAIIAMVVTIPKECNPDLPWFQGKVFYEVFPASFKDSNNDGTGDLKGLIKKLDYIQDLGVSAIRLNYIFKTDRYPENYNNITSLIDIDRSIGVLKDLEDLITEVHNRNISLILDIPIYSMVKIGSSSNSTQSVIIPNESEGKYLDQTSQAIKHWVQKHNVDGFYLKNLERFVDDINFGRSLQIWKQMIGNGKILIANEKAYNEAKGDALNVLLSRIDLIDIHLDIHEGTLALKEKIDKVIAGTLWAKPYYPWVHWNIGNVNSERISTKHENNTLALTVLEFILPGTVSVFYGDEVGLGGLQKNQIEGDFPEHKDIHNLVPMTFSNNEKTDNMNILPWNSKSVLEPSYTTLDIVKNLIKIRLETPTIYLKGTYKEGHLLKNMEIRKTEENLVVIERWYPRRNTCVLVANFGNKSITTDLSSMFYGGTIIAGSNSSQIGQVIYFDKVSFLPNSAVILKLEK from the exons ATGGATGAGTCGCCTGAAAATAGTACAGCTCTTGGTGCTACTGACATGGAGACCTTGGATTATTTGCGTGGTGTAAAATCGTCAACTTGCTTGCTGCTGTCGACCACACCAAGTCCTACGTCGCACGACTTAAAACACCCGCTTTCTGAAGAATTGAATGAACAACCATTTCTAGCATTGAACAGTGACCCCAATGCGGCGAATGAACAGGCTG aTGCATCGGCTGGTGATTCAAGTTCTTCGGGTGATTCCAACTCTGTTGTGCAGGATCCAGTCAGCGCACAGCTAATAAACAACATCAGTATGTTGGATTATCAAACACTTAGTAAGAATGGCGACCTTATTATCGGCCAA GCAGAAGATAGTAAGCtgaatggaaatttaaaaattaaaaaccgaaagtTACCGAGTTTTGTTAATTGGAATTGGGGCATAATACGGAAGGTTCTGCTATGGATTGTGCTGTCTGGTCTTATTGCTTGTTTAGGAGCTATTATAGCTATGGTTGTTACTATACCTAAAGAGTGCAACCCTGATCTGCCATGGTTTCAAggaaaagtattttatgaagTATTTCCAGCAAGCTTTAAGGACTCAAATAACGATGGAACTGGTGACTTAAAAGGACTCATTAAAAAACTTGATTACATACAAGATTTGGGAGTAAGTGCCATTCGTctcaattacatatttaaaacggACCGCTATCCTGAAAATTACAACAATATAACATCTTTAATTGACATTGACAGAAGTATTGGTGTTCTTAAAGATTTAGAAGATTTAATAACAGAAGTTCATAACAGAAATATATCTTTGATTCTAGATATACCAATATATTCAATGGTTAAAATAGGATCCTCATCTAATTCCACACAAAGTGTCATAATACCAAATGAGTCAGAGGGTAAGTATTTAGATCAAACTTCACAGGCCATTAAACATTGGGTGCAAAAGCATAATGTAGAcggcttttatttaaaaaatttagaaaggtttgttgatgacataaatTTTGGTAGATCATTGCAGATTTGGAAACAAATGATAGGAAATGGTAAAATACTTATTGCTAATGAGAAAGCCTATAATGAAGCTAAGGGCGATGCTTTAAATGTACTTTTATCTAGAATTGACCTTATTGACATCCATTTAGATATACATGAAGGTACACTTGCCTTAAAAGAAAAAATCGATAAAGTTATTGCAGGCACTCTTTGGGCAAAACCTTATTATCCATGGGTGCATTGGAACATTGGAAATGTAAACAGTGAGAGAATATCAACTAAacatgaaaataacactttagcTCTGACAGTTTTGGAATTTATTCTCCCTGGTACAGTTAGTGTTTTTTATGGTGATGAAGTTGGATTAGGTGgcttacaaaaaaatcaaattgaagGAGATTTTCCGGAACACAAAGATATTCATAACTTAGTGCCAATGAcattttctaataatgaaaaaacagacaatatgaatattttaccaTGGAATTCAAAATCCGTTTTGGAGCCAAGCTATACCACTTTAGATATAGTTAAAAACTTAATCAAAATCAGACTAGAGACACCAACTATCTATTTAAAGGGTACTTATAAGGAAGGTCATTTATTGAAGAATATGGAAATTCGTAAAACAGAAGAAAACTTGGTTGTTATTGAACGATGGTATCCGCGCCGAAATACTTGTGTATTGGTTGCTAATTTTGGTAATAAATCCATTACAACGGATTTATCTTCTATGTTTTATGGAGGGACAATTATTGCTGGGTCAAATTCTTCACAAATTGGACAAGTTATATATTTCGATAAAGTGTCTTTTCTACCTAACTCagcagttattttaaaattagaaaagtaa